The Streptomyces sp. HSG2 genome has a segment encoding these proteins:
- a CDS encoding VOC family protein: MYQQMIFVNLPVEDLAAAKGFFTELGYAIDARFGDESTAAVVVSDTIVVMLLTRSRYADFTDKRIADATSTSEVLIALSAESRSHVDALVERAVAAGGTASEKVQDLGFMYGRSFDDLDGHTWEIMWMDPAALDR; the protein is encoded by the coding sequence GTGTACCAGCAGATGATCTTCGTGAACCTTCCCGTCGAGGACCTCGCCGCGGCGAAGGGCTTCTTCACCGAACTGGGCTACGCGATCGACGCGCGGTTCGGCGACGAGTCGACCGCCGCCGTGGTCGTCAGCGACACCATCGTGGTGATGCTGCTGACGCGTTCCCGCTACGCGGACTTCACGGACAAGCGGATCGCGGACGCCACCAGCACCAGCGAGGTGTTGATCGCGCTGAGCGCGGAGAGCCGCTCGCACGTCGACGCGCTGGTCGAGCGTGCCGTGGCAGCCGGTGGCACCGCCTCCGAGAAGGTCCAGGACCTGGGCTTCATGTACGGCCGTTCGTTCGACGATCTCGACGGGCACACCTGGGAGATCATGTGGATGGACCCCGCCGCCCTGGATCGCTGA